The Brassica napus cultivar Da-Ae chromosome C7, Da-Ae, whole genome shotgun sequence genome has a segment encoding these proteins:
- the BNAC07G18260D gene encoding uncharacterized protein BNAC07G18260D, which yields MDLAAEELQFLSIGGILRESTTIPKFSPRTFYLITLTLIFPLSFAILAHSLFTQPILNQLDASPPSADQSQTNHQWTLLFVYQFIYIIFLFAFSLLSTAAVVFTVASLYTSKPVSFSSTMSAIPLVLKRLFITFLWVSLCMLVYNSVFLMFLVILIVAIDLQSVILAVFSMVVIFVLFLGVHVYMTAWWHLASVVSVLEPVYGIAAMRKSYELLKGRTHMACSMVFMYLALCGFIAGVFGGVVVRGGDDFGLFARIVVGGFLVGVLVIVNLVGLLVQSVFYYVCKSFHHQAIDKSALHDHLGGYLGDYVPLKSSVQMENFDI from the coding sequence ATGGATCTCGCGGCGGAGGAGCTTCAATTTCTCAGCATCGGAGGCATACTCCGTGAATCCACCACGATCCCCAAATTCTCCCCGAGAACATTCTACCTCataaccctaaccctaatctTCCCTCTCTCCTTCGCCATCCTCGCTCACTCCCTCTTCACCCAACCCATCCTGAACCAGCTCGACGCTTCTCCTCCCTCCGCCGACCAGTCCCAGACCAACCACCAATGGACTCTCCTCTTCGTCTACCAATTCATCTACATCATCTTCCTCTTCGCCTTCTCCCTCCTCTCCACCGCCGCCGTCGTCTTCACCGTCGCATCCCTCTACACGAGCAAACCGGTGTCTTTCTCATCCACAATGTCGGCCATCCCTCTCGTTCTCAAACGTCTCTTCATCACGTTCCTCTGGGTTTCCCTCTGTATGCTCGTCTACAACTCCGTCTTCTTGATGTTTCTCGTGATCTTGATCGTGGCCATCGATCTACAGAGCGTGATCCTCGCTGTCTTCTCGATGGTTGTGATCTTCGTTCTGTTTCTTGGTGTTCATGTTTACATGACCGCTTGGTGGCATTTAGCTAGCGTCGTCTCTGTTCTTGAGCCTGTCTATGGGATCGCCGCGATGAGGAAGAGCTATGAGTTGCTTAAAGGAAGGACTCACATGGCGTGTTCCATGGTGTTTATGTATCTTGCTCTTTGTGGGTTCATCGCTGGAGTTTTCGGAGGTGTGGTGGTTCGTGGAGGAGATGATTTCGGGTTGTTTGCGAGGATTGTTGTTGGAGGGTTCTTGGTTGGTGTGTTAGTCATTGTGAATCTTGTTGGGTTGCTTGTGCAGAGTGTGTTTTACTATGTCTGCAAGAGCTTTCATCATCAGGCGATTGATAAGTCGGCGTTGCACGATCATCTTGGTGGGTATCTTGGTGATTATGTGCCTTTGAAGAGCAGTGTTCAGATGGAGAATTTTGACATTTGA